Proteins encoded by one window of Streptomyces sp. NBC_01477:
- a CDS encoding DUF4236 domain-containing protein, with amino-acid sequence MPVTFRKSFHILPGVRVNVNRKSLSITVGRKGAHRTWSTSGRRTTSADLPGPFGYRHTDRRD; translated from the coding sequence ATGCCAGTGACATTCCGCAAGTCGTTCCACATACTGCCCGGCGTGCGGGTCAACGTGAACCGCAAGTCGCTCTCGATAACCGTCGGGCGCAAGGGCGCCCACCGCACCTGGTCGACCAGCGGCCGGCGCACCACCTCGGCGGACCTGCCGGGTCCCTTCGGCTACCGGCACACCGACCGGCGCGACTGA
- a CDS encoding ATP-dependent 6-phosphofructokinase: MRIGVLTAGGDCPGLNAVIRSVVHRALTGHTDEVIGFEDGFVGLLEGRFRPLDLNSVSGILARGGTILGSARLERGRLREAADNADELCSRYGIDVLIPIGGEGTLTAARMLSDAGMPVVGVPKTIDNDINGTDRTFGFDTAVTVATEAIDRLKTTAESHQRVMVVEVMGRHAGWIALEAGMAGGAHGICVPERPFDPADLVALVTERFARGKKFAVICVAEGAHPARDTMDYGVGEIDKYGHERFNGIGTTLAFELERRLGKEARPVILGHVQRGGVPTAYDRVLATRFGWHAVEAAHKGAFGHMTALHGTRIDMVPLADAITYLKTVPEDRMHEAESVF; encoded by the coding sequence ATGCGTATCGGAGTCCTCACCGCCGGCGGCGACTGCCCCGGTCTCAACGCCGTCATCCGGTCGGTCGTCCACCGCGCGCTGACCGGTCACACGGACGAGGTCATCGGTTTCGAGGACGGTTTCGTCGGTCTGCTCGAAGGCCGCTTCCGCCCGCTCGACCTGAACTCCGTCAGTGGCATCCTGGCCCGCGGCGGCACCATACTCGGCTCCGCCCGGCTGGAACGCGGCCGGCTGCGCGAGGCCGCGGACAACGCCGACGAGCTGTGCTCGCGCTACGGCATCGACGTCCTCATCCCGATCGGCGGTGAGGGCACCCTGACCGCCGCCCGGATGCTGTCCGACGCCGGGATGCCCGTCGTCGGCGTCCCCAAGACCATCGACAACGACATCAACGGCACCGACCGGACCTTCGGCTTCGACACCGCGGTCACCGTCGCGACCGAGGCGATCGACCGCCTCAAGACCACCGCCGAGTCCCACCAGCGGGTCATGGTCGTCGAGGTGATGGGCCGGCACGCCGGCTGGATCGCCCTGGAGGCCGGCATGGCCGGCGGCGCCCACGGCATCTGCGTGCCCGAGCGCCCCTTCGACCCCGCCGACCTGGTCGCCCTGGTCACCGAGCGGTTCGCCCGCGGCAAGAAATTCGCCGTCATCTGCGTGGCCGAGGGCGCCCACCCGGCCAGGGACACGATGGACTACGGCGTCGGCGAGATCGACAAGTACGGCCACGAGCGCTTCAACGGCATCGGCACCACCCTCGCGTTCGAGCTCGAACGCCGGCTCGGCAAGGAGGCCAGGCCCGTCATCCTCGGCCACGTCCAGCGCGGCGGCGTCCCCACCGCATACGACCGGGTCCTGGCCACCCGCTTCGGCTGGCACGCGGTGGAGGCCGCCCACAAGGGCGCCTTCGGGCACATGACCGCGCTGCACGGCACCCGTATCGACATGGTCCCGCTGGCCGACGCGATCACCTACCTCAAGACGGTCCCCGAGGACCGCATGCACGAGGCCGAGTCGGTCTTCTAG
- a CDS encoding 2-hydroxyacid dehydrogenase: MDVLATGVQRDERPLLEAAFAGRHEIRCLETFLTADTLPLAAGYEAVSTSVNAVLDAPVLEALVRGGTRLIAQRSTGYNNIDLAHAERLGMTVARVAAYSPYSVAEFAWTLALALNRRIVRAAGRTRDFDFRLDGLLGRDFHGRTAGVIGTGRIGTAFTAIARGFGMRLLGWDITPNPACEELGMQYVELDRLFREADLLTLHVPLMPSTHHLVGARRLAEMKEDAILINTSRGALIDSTALVETLRDGRLGAVGLDVYEEEAGVFFYDKSLEVMTDDVLARLLTFTNVLISSHQAYYTVDAVEEIVAATLRNVNDYVAGRITESTLIPRSP; encoded by the coding sequence ATGGACGTCCTGGCCACCGGAGTGCAGCGCGACGAGCGGCCCCTGCTGGAGGCCGCGTTTGCCGGGCGGCACGAGATCCGCTGCCTCGAAACCTTCCTCACCGCCGACACGCTGCCGCTGGCCGCCGGCTACGAGGCGGTCTCCACCAGCGTCAACGCGGTCCTGGACGCGCCGGTCCTGGAGGCCCTGGTACGCGGCGGCACCCGGCTGATCGCCCAGCGCTCCACCGGCTACAACAACATCGACCTCGCCCACGCCGAGCGCCTGGGCATGACCGTCGCCCGGGTCGCCGCCTACTCCCCGTACTCCGTCGCCGAATTCGCCTGGACCCTCGCGCTGGCCCTCAACCGCCGGATCGTGCGGGCCGCGGGCCGCACCCGGGACTTCGACTTCCGGCTCGACGGGCTGCTCGGCCGGGACTTCCACGGCCGCACCGCCGGCGTCATCGGCACCGGCAGGATCGGCACCGCCTTCACCGCGATCGCCCGCGGCTTCGGCATGCGGCTGCTCGGCTGGGACATCACCCCGAACCCCGCGTGCGAAGAACTCGGCATGCAATACGTCGAGTTGGACAGGCTCTTCCGGGAAGCCGACCTTCTCACCCTGCATGTCCCGCTCATGCCGTCCACGCATCACCTGGTGGGCGCCCGGCGGCTGGCCGAGATGAAGGAGGACGCGATCCTGATCAACACCAGCCGCGGCGCCCTCATCGACTCCACCGCCCTGGTCGAGACCCTCCGCGACGGCCGGCTCGGCGCGGTCGGCCTCGACGTCTACGAGGAGGAGGCCGGCGTCTTCTTCTACGACAAATCGCTGGAAGTGATGACCGACGACGTCCTGGCCCGGTTGCTGACCTTCACCAACGTGCTGATCAGCTCGCACCAGGCGTACTACACGGTGGACGCCGTCGAGGAGATCGTGGCGGCGACGCTGCGCAATGTGAACGACTATGTGGCAGGCCGGATCACCGAGAGCACACTGATCCCGCGCAGCCCCTGA
- a CDS encoding GlsB/YeaQ/YmgE family stress response membrane protein, whose protein sequence is MGIIGWIVLGLLAGAIAKLILPGRDPGGVFGTAVIGFVGALLGGWLSSKLLDKPIPHDFYDGKTWLAAIAGSLVLLIAYRIFFGDSRAPSRSRSRSRSRSRSRR, encoded by the coding sequence ATGGGCATTATCGGATGGATCGTTCTGGGACTTCTCGCCGGCGCCATAGCCAAACTCATCCTGCCGGGACGCGACCCCGGCGGTGTGTTCGGCACGGCGGTCATCGGCTTCGTCGGCGCCCTGCTCGGCGGATGGCTGTCGTCGAAGCTGCTCGACAAGCCGATTCCGCACGACTTCTACGACGGCAAGACCTGGCTGGCGGCCATCGCCGGCTCGCTGGTCCTGCTGATCGCCTACCGCATCTTCTTCGGCGACTCGCGCGCCCCGTCAAGGTCCCGGTCAAGGTCCCGGTCGCGGTCCCGCTCGCGCCGCTGA